A region from the Chelonoidis abingdonii isolate Lonesome George chromosome 10, CheloAbing_2.0, whole genome shotgun sequence genome encodes:
- the EN1 gene encoding homeobox protein engrailed-1, producing MEEQPDSKNHRDCATTTTSSSSSDGESVPVSPSHAPSSPAAPCILPMPHHQPQPQQHRTTNFFIDNILRPDFGCKKETLLIVGGAAGGGGGGGGRDSRDRDRGQTSGRENVNPLITRPSNPSSLLCPDSNCNPDSSSSAPPAAAAASKANPAAAAAVAAAVAAAKPPSEGSGTNPAKYGEHANPAILLMGSNNGGPVVKSDSQQPLVWPAWVYCTRYSDRPSSGPRTRKLKKKKNEKEDKRPRTAFTAEQLQRLKAEFQANRYITEQRRQTLAQELSLNESQIKIWFQNKRAKIKKATGIKNGLALHLMAQGLYNHSTTTVQDKEESE from the exons ATGGAAGAGCAGCCGGACAGTAAAAATCACCGAGACTGTGCTACAACaactaccagcagcagcagcagcgatgGAGAAAGCGTCCCCGTCTCCCCCAGCCACGCGCCGTCCTCGCCTGCAGCGCCCTGCATCCTGCCCATGCCCCACCACCAGCCGCAGCCGCAGCAGCACCGCACCACCAACTTTTTCATTGACAACATCTTGAGGCCAGACTTTGGCTGCAAGAAAGAGACGCTCCTGATCGTCGgcggagcagcaggaggaggtggtggaggcgGCGGCCGGGACAGCAGAGACCGAGATCGCGGTCAGACATCAGGTAGAGAAAACGTCAACCCACTGATAACGAGGCCATCCAACCCGTCCTCTCTCCTTTGCCCGGATTCAAACTGTAACCCCGACAGCTCCTCCTCGGcgcctcctgctgcagctgctgcctctaAAGCGAACCCCGCCGCGGCAGCAGCGGTAGCAGCAGCGGTAGCGGCAGCCAAGCCACCCTCCGAAGGGAGTGGAACTAACCCGGCGAAGTATGGGGAACACGCCAACCCCGCCATCCTGCTCATGGGCTCTAATAATGGAGGACCTGTTGTAAAGAGCGATTCTCAACAGCCTCTAGTATGGCCTGCCTGGGTTTACTGCACTAGGTATTCAGACAGACCATCTTCGG GTCCGCGGACCCGGAaactgaagaagaagaagaacgaGAAGGAGGACAAGCGGCCCAGAACCGCCTTCACCGCCGAGCAGCTGCAGAGACTCAAGGCGGAGTTCCAGGCCAACCGCTACATCACGGAGCAGAGGCGGCAGACCCTGGCCCAGGAACTCAGCCTGAACGAATCCCAGATCAAGATCTGGTTCCAGAACAAGCGGGCCAAAATCAAGAAAGCCACGGGCATCAAGAACGGCCTGGCGCTTCATCTCATGGCCCAGGGACTGTACAACCATTCCACGACCACGGTGCAGGACAAAGAGGAGAGCGAGTGA